The following are from one region of the Phormidium sp. PBR-2020 genome:
- the hpsN gene encoding hormogonium polysaccharide biosynthesis glycosyltransferase HpsN translates to MTRSSPTVTPLSISVVIPTFRREAALRDTIADVLKQDYPQFEVIVVDQTAEHEPETDRYLQDLSDGGKIAWYRVDWASLPGARNYAVRRTKGDIIVFIDDDVQLEPQYLETHARNYRDRPEVGAVAGRVFDRMKLADSGGALKIEDLPPEAMDPGIAWYHIDLVHTIKPQQVLSARGCNMSFRRELFEKFGLHFDERYRGSAVREESDFCLQFRKTNRQIWYDPEASLIHLGEETGGCHDIGTKSVQYQITFYHNHFFLGLHNLTMGQCLRFFTKLFDCHVLGHPPCNKSGSPLKIVVRFGFYKLGLLKAMKTWIQSLWDDGQIYSRQDDLYQPSR, encoded by the coding sequence ATGACAAGGAGCAGCCCGACTGTGACCCCTCTATCTATCTCCGTGGTAATTCCGACCTTTCGCCGGGAGGCGGCTCTGCGGGACACCATTGCTGATGTCCTCAAACAAGACTATCCCCAGTTTGAGGTGATTGTCGTCGATCAAACGGCGGAGCATGAGCCGGAAACCGATCGCTATCTACAAGACCTCAGTGATGGGGGTAAAATTGCCTGGTATCGGGTGGACTGGGCAAGTTTACCTGGAGCGAGGAATTACGCCGTTCGACGAACGAAGGGGGATATCATCGTGTTTATCGATGATGATGTGCAACTTGAACCCCAGTATCTCGAAACCCATGCTCGCAATTATCGCGATCGCCCGGAGGTGGGTGCTGTGGCGGGCCGGGTGTTCGATCGCATGAAACTGGCCGACTCCGGTGGGGCCCTGAAAATCGAGGATCTCCCCCCAGAAGCGATGGACCCCGGTATTGCTTGGTATCATATCGATTTGGTGCATACCATCAAACCGCAACAAGTCTTGTCGGCTCGCGGCTGTAATATGTCCTTCCGGCGGGAGTTATTTGAAAAGTTCGGGTTGCACTTTGACGAACGCTACCGGGGAAGTGCAGTTCGGGAAGAGTCAGATTTTTGCTTGCAGTTCCGTAAAACCAACCGACAGATTTGGTACGATCCAGAGGCATCTTTGATTCACCTGGGGGAAGAAACGGGGGGCTGCCATGACATTGGCACTAAATCGGTTCAGTACCAAATTACTTTTTATCACAATCATTTCTTCTTGGGACTCCATAATTTAACAATGGGTCAATGCTTGCGCTTTTTCACAAAATTGTTTGATTGCCATGTGTTAGGTCATCCCCCTTGTAACAAAAGCGGCTCACCCCTTAAAATTGTGGTGCGTTTTGGCTTTTATAAGCTAGGACTTCTCAAGGCCATGAAAACTTGGATTCAGTCTCTTTGGGATGATGGCCAAATTTATAGCCGCCAAGATGACTTGTATCAACCCTCCCGCTAA
- the hpsL gene encoding hormogonium polysaccharide biosynthesis protein HpsL encodes MPRTKSKKKGKETARPDEPVLSKKELAAQKRQAAKERKAFIQTVITAGGIGAVVGTALFFTASPILALAGGGGITVLWVSFVYPYLALWLFVIYMPFAGTVTYWIAGGNAIFQLAKDGFAIPAIIAIFLSLKKQGKPLIIPKGIRIPLIILSISVLLTLFTINLPMHLASGNPPANPTARTPPEGKFFFQGILGIKVLLGYLPLITCTYHMIRNKKSFLLFTRLHIVLALICCGLGLMQFLMLTTGVCQGTDHLTGRALFQANLDYKCLVGGSLLYSPSQNMIRLPGTFVAPWQWAWFLIANAFLTFASAFSDPSLLWQLTSFLAMALVFANAVISGQRIALLLVPLIIIIMLIVTGQLSKPARFIPIVGGLAGLIMLSFILFPDVIQERIDSTVDRWNASPPTNFIADQADNSSQSQRPLGYGVGRATNSTRIFADTRLIETYYPKLLYEIGTLGTVAFLGLVTSITVATFKVWRSLKDKVWRSYAASFWVFIFFISYQTYYYPLDVDPVAVYYWMIAGLVLRLPDIEREDLEERAALGLDEEENAKTKKKKKKKRK; translated from the coding sequence ATGCCAAGAACAAAATCCAAGAAAAAAGGGAAAGAGACGGCTCGCCCTGATGAGCCAGTCCTCAGTAAAAAAGAGTTAGCGGCTCAAAAGCGACAGGCGGCAAAGGAGCGCAAAGCTTTTATTCAAACAGTTATTACCGCTGGAGGGATTGGTGCAGTTGTTGGAACCGCTCTATTCTTTACTGCCAGCCCTATCCTCGCGCTTGCTGGTGGGGGGGGGATTACCGTCTTATGGGTGTCTTTTGTCTATCCCTATCTGGCCCTATGGTTATTTGTAATTTATATGCCCTTTGCCGGGACAGTCACCTACTGGATCGCTGGTGGAAATGCTATTTTTCAGCTTGCGAAAGATGGATTTGCTATTCCTGCCATTATTGCCATATTTTTAAGTCTTAAAAAACAGGGAAAACCTCTGATTATCCCTAAGGGAATCAGAATACCTCTCATTATATTGAGCATATCGGTACTCTTAACTTTATTCACTATTAATTTGCCGATGCACCTTGCCAGTGGCAATCCTCCTGCAAATCCCACAGCTCGAACTCCTCCTGAAGGGAAGTTTTTCTTTCAGGGAATTTTAGGTATCAAGGTTTTACTAGGATATCTTCCCCTAATCACCTGCACCTACCACATGATTCGAAATAAAAAGAGCTTTTTGTTATTTACTCGTCTCCATATCGTTCTAGCTCTTATCTGCTGTGGGTTGGGTTTAATGCAATTTCTGATGTTAACGACTGGAGTTTGTCAGGGAACCGACCACTTGACAGGGAGGGCCTTGTTTCAAGCCAACTTAGATTATAAATGTTTGGTGGGAGGATCATTGCTCTATAGTCCCTCTCAAAATATGATTCGCCTCCCAGGTACATTTGTGGCTCCCTGGCAATGGGCTTGGTTTTTAATTGCGAATGCTTTTTTGACGTTTGCTTCAGCGTTTAGTGACCCATCTCTTCTCTGGCAGTTGACAAGTTTCCTGGCAATGGCACTGGTATTTGCCAATGCTGTTATTTCAGGACAACGGATTGCCTTATTATTGGTTCCTCTGATCATCATTATTATGTTGATTGTGACCGGGCAGCTATCTAAGCCAGCTCGCTTCATTCCTATCGTCGGAGGGCTAGCTGGTCTAATCATGCTTAGTTTTATTCTCTTCCCTGACGTTATTCAGGAACGAATTGATAGTACCGTTGATCGCTGGAATGCCTCGCCTCCAACGAATTTTATTGCTGATCAGGCAGATAACTCATCTCAGAGTCAGAGACCTTTGGGCTATGGGGTGGGCCGAGCGACCAACTCAACCCGTATTTTTGCTGATACTCGACTGATTGAAACCTATTATCCTAAGCTGCTCTATGAAATTGGAACATTGGGAACGGTTGCATTCTTGGGCCTGGTTACCTCGATTACGGTAGCAACCTTTAAGGTCTGGCGATCGCTCAAAGACAAGGTTTGGCGGAGTTACGCCGCATCCTTCTGGGTGTTTATCTTCTTTATTAGCTATCAGACCTACTACTATCCCCTGGATGTGGACCCTGTGGCAGTGTATTACTGGATGATTGCAGGGTTAGTTCTACGGCTGCCCGATATTGAACGGGAGGATTTAGAGGAGCGAGCGGCTCTAGGGCTAGATGAGGAAGAAAATGCTAAGACTAAGAAGAAGAAGAAGAAAAAGCGCAAGTAA
- a CDS encoding glycosyltransferase produces the protein MSASKPSVPGLIPEIPRHRGHLQEDLASSMPAPLQFSLVIPTYNERHNLRTLIERLSQLLDRLLGPDYELIIVDDDSPDRTWELAQHLADTYPQVRALRRQGERGLSTAVICGWQRARGQILGVIDADLQHPPEILEQLWQQIERGADLALASRHVDGGGVSDWSLRRRILSRGAQLLGLILLPGVVGRVSDPMSGFFLVRRGAIAERFLDPVGYKILIEVLGRGDISWIGEVGYVFQEREQGESKVTWKQYWEYLQHLWKLRLDLLPVQRFLRFGVVGLSGVVVDLAVFYVLREQWQLGLTRSAMLSAEVAILNNFYWNDIWTFSDLSRQQRGWRKRVKRLLKFNIVCLAGLILNVLIVNLLFNLLGVNDYLAKLLAIALVTLWNFSINLKLSWRVTDVSDP, from the coding sequence ATGTCTGCGTCTAAACCATCTGTACCGGGCCTGATTCCTGAGATTCCCCGACACCGGGGACATCTACAGGAAGACTTGGCTTCGTCCATGCCGGCTCCGTTACAGTTTTCCCTAGTCATCCCCACCTACAATGAGCGACATAACCTGAGGACTCTGATTGAACGCCTCAGTCAACTCCTCGATCGCCTCCTCGGTCCTGACTACGAACTGATTATCGTGGATGACGATAGTCCCGATCGCACCTGGGAACTGGCCCAACACCTCGCAGACACGTATCCCCAGGTTCGCGCCCTACGTCGTCAAGGAGAACGAGGACTGTCCACCGCTGTCATTTGTGGCTGGCAACGGGCAAGGGGGCAGATTTTGGGGGTCATCGATGCCGATTTACAGCATCCGCCAGAAATCTTAGAACAACTCTGGCAACAAATCGAACGGGGGGCCGACTTAGCCCTAGCCAGCCGTCATGTCGATGGTGGAGGAGTCAGTGACTGGAGTCTGCGGCGACGCATCCTCTCACGAGGGGCCCAATTGTTGGGACTGATTCTCCTTCCGGGAGTGGTGGGGCGCGTCTCGGACCCCATGAGTGGATTTTTCCTGGTGCGACGCGGGGCCATTGCGGAGCGTTTCTTGGACCCCGTCGGCTATAAAATCCTGATTGAAGTCCTCGGCCGAGGGGACATTTCCTGGATTGGGGAAGTGGGGTATGTCTTCCAAGAACGGGAACAAGGCGAAAGCAAGGTCACCTGGAAACAGTATTGGGAATATCTGCAACATTTATGGAAACTGCGTTTAGACTTGTTGCCAGTCCAGCGTTTCTTGCGCTTTGGAGTGGTGGGGTTGAGCGGTGTTGTTGTGGATTTGGCGGTGTTCTATGTCCTACGGGAACAGTGGCAGTTGGGGCTAACTCGTAGTGCCATGCTATCGGCGGAAGTGGCCATTCTCAATAACTTTTACTGGAATGACATTTGGACCTTCTCCGACTTATCTCGCCAACAACGGGGATGGCGTAAGCGAGTCAAACGCTTACTCAAATTTAATATCGTCTGTTTAGCCGGATTGATTCTCAATGTACTGATTGTCAATCTCCTCTTTAACCTCTTGGGGGTGAATGACTATCTGGCTAAACTGTTGGCGATCGCCCTGGTGACCCTTTGGAACTTCAGCATCAACCTGAAACTGAGTTGGCGAGTCACCGACGTCAGCGACCCCTAA